A part of Brassica rapa cultivar Chiifu-401-42 chromosome A05, CAAS_Brap_v3.01, whole genome shotgun sequence genomic DNA contains:
- the LOC103870785 gene encoding agamous-like MADS-box protein AGL80 isoform X1: MTRKKLNISYITNDSMRKSTFNKRKKGFFKKIHELSVLCGIQACAVIYSPFSSTPDVWPSNSEAKKVVEKFEEIPKIDQEKKMVNHEGFLRDSITKTRETTIKKMMDNTESAMNETMFQFLRGRGDMFQLTDKHRDDLCRHIDQHLKELYHHRKLILNQSHLEYGESSSAANAMTQPAAIAEEGSSPFPDPDAFNTAQPVNELWALENNYPPAASDQQGYYQMTNPVGGYHQHPSLNLNFNPNQYQQKFVGYPNVAQDGNYSGIQNQNHQQEEWLVSQMINNSNQVRFPMMDDNNRYNYDQP, from the coding sequence ATGACGAGGAAGAAGCTAAACATATCTTACATCACCAATGATTCAATGAGAAAATCAACCTTCAACAAGAGGAAGAAAgggtttttcaagaaaatccACGAGCTCTCCGTTCTCTGCGGAATCCAAGCATGTGCTGTTATCTACAGTCCGTTCAGCTCTACCCCGGACGTGTGGCCATCGAACTCGGAAGCGAAGAAAGTAGTGGAGAAGTTCGAGGAGATTCCAAAGATCGACCAAGAGAAGAAAATGGTGAACCATGAAGGTTTTCTCAGAGACAGCATCACAAAAACAAGGGAGACTACCATCAAGAAGATGATGGATAATACGGAGAGCGCTATGAACGAGACCATGTTCCAATTTCTTCGCGGGAGAGGGGACATGTTTCAGCTGACTGACAAACATCGTGACGATTTGTGTAGGCACATTGATCAACATCTTAAGGAGCTTTATCACCATAGGAAACTAATCCTAAATCAATCCCATCTTGAATATGGAGAATCTTCTTCAGCTGCTAATGCCATGACACAACCAGCAGCTATAGCTGAAGAGGGTTCCTCCCCTTTCCCAGATCCTGATGCTTTCAACACTGCTCAGCCAGTGAATGAGTTATgggctttagaaaataattatccTCCTGCTGCCAGTGACCAACAAGGTTATTACCAAATGACGAATCCGGTAGGTGGTTATCATCAGCATCcaagtttaaatttaaattttaatcctaATCAGTATCAGCAGAAGTTTGTAGGATACCCAAATGTAGCTCAAGATGGAAATTACAGTGGGATTCAAAATCAGAATCATCAGCAGGAAGAATGGTTGGTTAGTCAGATGATCAACAATTCTAACCAAGTGCGTTTCCCTATGATGGATGACAACAACCGCTACAACTACGACCAGCCGTAA
- the LOC103870785 gene encoding agamous-like MADS-box protein AGL80 isoform X2, whose product MTRKKLNISYITNDSMRKSTFNKRKKGFFKKIHELSVLCGIQACAVIYSPFSSTPDVWPSNSEAKKVVEKFEEIPKIDQEKKMVNHEGFLRDSITKTRETTIKKMMDNTESAMNETMFQFLRGRGDMFQLTDKHRDDLCRHIDQHLKELYHHRKLILNQSHLEYGESSSAANAMTQPAAIAEEGSSPFPDPDAFNTAQPVNELWALENNYPPAASDQQGYYQMTNPKFVGYPNVAQDGNYSGIQNQNHQQEEWLVSQMINNSNQVRFPMMDDNNRYNYDQP is encoded by the exons ATGACGAGGAAGAAGCTAAACATATCTTACATCACCAATGATTCAATGAGAAAATCAACCTTCAACAAGAGGAAGAAAgggtttttcaagaaaatccACGAGCTCTCCGTTCTCTGCGGAATCCAAGCATGTGCTGTTATCTACAGTCCGTTCAGCTCTACCCCGGACGTGTGGCCATCGAACTCGGAAGCGAAGAAAGTAGTGGAGAAGTTCGAGGAGATTCCAAAGATCGACCAAGAGAAGAAAATGGTGAACCATGAAGGTTTTCTCAGAGACAGCATCACAAAAACAAGGGAGACTACCATCAAGAAGATGATGGATAATACGGAGAGCGCTATGAACGAGACCATGTTCCAATTTCTTCGCGGGAGAGGGGACATGTTTCAGCTGACTGACAAACATCGTGACGATTTGTGTAGGCACATTGATCAACATCTTAAGGAGCTTTATCACCATAGGAAACTAATCCTAAATCAATCCCATCTTGAATATGGAGAATCTTCTTCAGCTGCTAATGCCATGACACAACCAGCAGCTATAGCTGAAGAGGGTTCCTCCCCTTTCCCAGATCCTGATGCTTTCAACACTGCTCAGCCAGTGAATGAGTTATgggctttagaaaataattatccTCCTGCTGCCAGTGACCAACAAGGTTATTACCAAATGACGAATCCG AAGTTTGTAGGATACCCAAATGTAGCTCAAGATGGAAATTACAGTGGGATTCAAAATCAGAATCATCAGCAGGAAGAATGGTTGGTTAGTCAGATGATCAACAATTCTAACCAAGTGCGTTTCCCTATGATGGATGACAACAACCGCTACAACTACGACCAGCCGTAA